The DNA region TTCTGAATGTTTCATCACAAGAGGCTGTAAAGTCAAGTTCCTTCATAACATGGTTTTCCCTAATGCTCCAATCTCCCTTGCTACCTGGAGACTCCATGGGAGACAAAAGGATGGCAGAGTTTGGATCACTTGGATTTAAGTCCAGTAGCAAAGCAGATTCACTGAAGCATCCAGCAGGAAATCCATCCAATCCCTTTAAGGCAGCAAATGGGCTCATGGGACTGATATGTTGTGATCTGAATATGTTCTGAATGAGCTGCTCCACATCCGGGCTGTATGGCACCACATCAGTCTGAATGGCCTGTTCCATCCTCATGCTATTGtcactctcctcctctgcctgcgAGGATGTTAGTTTTTCAGCACAGACCCTTTCAAGTGCGTTTTGGTTTAGGGCAGCAGGCCCAGCACTGGAAGTGAAGAGGGCTGGATCACCAGATTCAGGTGTAGAGGCCAGAATAATTTCTTCAAAAAAGTTAGTCCCATTAGCCATATCATCACTGAGCAGCAGCCTGCTGTCCTCCAGGGCTTGGTCCTCCATAACTAGGTTGCCCACCATTTTGGAATATATTGTACTTGGACCTAAGGATTTACCAGGTGACTCACATGTATACTCTATACACTGCTCATCCCTCAGAGAGCCGCTCTGAGCCATCTCCATGCTCTGAAGCAAGGACTCCAGTTTCTTGTTTTGGATATTAATGTCTATGAAATACTTCTGAATCCCTTTGTCTTTCTCAGCCAAGCTGTTTTTCATGGTTTCAATAACCTGCTTAAGTTGTTTGATCTCCTTTCTTGCTTCTTTCAAGGCCAACTGTGCTTCCACTCGATGACACTCCTCTTCAATCCAGTCTTCCCTCATGCGAGCCAGCTGCGACTTGAGCTCTTCTATTTCTGTTTCCCTGTAGCAAAAGCAAAATCACTGTCAAACTTCTGTTCTTTGGTCAATTAAAGCATTCAGGGAAGACCCATTACATAGGGATGGTGAGGATGTAAAGATGCTGCAAAAACTTGGACCAACACCCCTTTGCACATAGCACAGTTTCACAGTGGACTGGCAGATGTATAACATGAGGACAATGGATGGCAAGGTAAGTTGGTCTACTGCTAAGTGGATTCACTGACCTAACCACACATACCGGGGCTACACAATAAGTTCCAGAGGCAGCATGAGAGAGGTGATCTATGCCATGCCtttgtttgggggggagggatgtatGTAAAACTCCACCTCCTGCACAGTCCCTCTGTGCAAAGGTACCATGATTTAGACCAAACCATAAACCTCTCAATTAAAGAAATCTCTTGTGTAATATAAGCAGTTGCTCTTCTGCAGAACATCACTACATAGAACTATTGTGAGTAAAACAAACTAAAACATAACCAAGCAGGATCTCCTGTCAAAGAGTTTTTGCTGTCCAGAGGGTAGGAGGCAGATACTTTTTCTGTTACAAACAGGTTTAGAACAAGACAAGATATTGTGCAATAACGTCCCACATTTACAGAAATACAACCCTTGGGCATGACTGAAGTTGACAACTGATTGAGCCACTTGCAAAGCTAGTCCCTGAAAACACAGTTACAAGTCTGAAGGCATCAACAGTTGCATGTGTAAAAGTCAGTGGTGCAATATCAGACTGACTGAAAAAATATCccttcaaaatatttataaagcagTCCAGGCTCAAAGGAGATCACTGACTGGTTCCTTTCCAAAAGTTAACTATACTGTATGCTTTCATGGAACGGGTTTTGAAACCTGCAAAGTCTGTAAACAATTTCATTTAATCAGATACAGACATATTTTAAGCTCCTTAGTCAAAATTCACTGCAGTCAAGAAGGGAGTAGGAACTTCAGGATTTTTTCCCTAGTGGAAACCGCTGAATAAATCTCATCTCTcctcaaattatttttctgggAGAAAATGTACCTTTCTTGAAGTCTGCTCTCAGATtcctttagttttgtttttagatGTCTCATTGTAACTTCTTTCTGCTGCAGTGGGGTCAAATACTGCTCTGGATGTGGTGCTTTAATGCCATGATTCTCCCCACAAGAATTATATCTCATCGACCGTCTGAAACAAAAATACCCAGTGTTATTCCTGCAACTCTTTACCTTCCTAAGAGCGGATGGATTCCATACCAATCCTGACTGGCACAAAGCTGAGTTTACAGTGGACTCAATTTGGGTCTCTCACAGTAAACATTAGTGATTTAGTCTGGTAAATCATAGTGCTTGAGGCATTTGCCAGTGACTTCACTAAGAATTCTGCTATTTACTGTACTTGGATTCCGTGTGATTAAAATAAAAGTCATAGAGTAAAGTTTTCTACAAGTGTACAGTAAGGCCACTGGCAGAGATGTCTGACACTAATATAGACAAGGCAGTGTACTGTGATGTTAGGAATTCAGCAGGAAGCAGACTGTTAATTGAGTAGACTGGATTAGCTGAAAGGATATTACAATAGCTAAAGCTTGTGGATGAGTTACTAGGAGGaagctgtcgtagcttcctactcagatttgaaccttagcgttcataaactgagaagctagcatgaatcctctaagcttaattaccagcttagatctgatatcgctgccaccagccaNNNNNNNNNNNNNNNNNNNNNNNNNNNNNNNNNNNNNNNNNNNNNNNNNNNNNNNNNNNNNNNNNNNNNNNNNNNNNNNNNNNNNNNNNNNNNNNNNNNNNNNNNNNNNNNNNNNNNNNNNNNNNNNNNNNNNNNNNNNNNNNNNNNNNNNNNNNNNNNNNNNNNNNNNNNNNNNNNNNNNNNNNNNNNNNNNNNNNNNNNNNNNNNNNNNNNNNNNNNNNNNNNNNNNNNNNNNNNNNNNNNNNNNNNNNNNNNNNNNNNNNNNNNNNNNNNNNNNNNNNNNNNNNNNNNNNNNNNNNNNNNNNNNNNNNNNNNNNNNNNNNNNNNNNNNNNNNNNNNNNNNNNNNNNNNNNNNNNNNNNNNNNNNNNNNNNNNNNNNNNNNNNNNNNNNNNNNNNNNNNNNNNNNNNNNNNNNNNNNNNNNNNNNNNNNNNNNNNNNNNNNNNNNNNNNNNNNNNNNNNNNNNNNNNNNNNNNNNNNNNNNNNNNNNNNNNNNNNNNNNNNN from Chelonoidis abingdonii isolate Lonesome George chromosome 2, CheloAbing_2.0, whole genome shotgun sequence includes:
- the LOC116814681 gene encoding syntabulin isoform X1; the protein is MGPLREGSKEQKLQQEKEISRSRIPRLLLRPYVSQQQQQKVSPASESPFSEEESREFNPCSSSGGSARTISSNSFCSDDTGCPSSQSVSPVKTPSDAGNSPISFCTGSDGDYTKKKCNAGTGGEGNPQSARYKKETKTNPVKPGSEADFSSSSSTGSISAPEVHMSAAGSKRASFSRNRGPHGRNNGSSSYKSGASPPTSREKDLLSVLCRNQRSMRYNSCGENHGIKAPHPEQYLTPLQQKEVTMRHLKTKLKESESRLQERETEIEELKSQLARMREDWIEEECHRVEAQLALKEARKEIKQLKQVIETMKNSLAEKDKGIQKYFIDINIQNKKLESLLQSMEMAQSGSLRDEQCIEYTCESPGKSLGPSTIYSKMVGNLVMEDQALEDSRLLLSDDMANGTNFFEEIILASTPESGDPALFTSSAGPAALNQNALERVCAEKLTSSQAEEESDNSMRMEQAIQTDVVPYSPDVEQLIQNIFRSQHISPMSPFAALKGLDGFPAGCFSESALLLDLNPSDPNSAILLSPMESPGSKGDWSIRENHVMKELDFTASCDETFRNVITVSQAGITKRYWSSSFLVDLLAVAAPIVPTVMWAFSTQRGGTDPIYNIGALLRGCCLVALHSLRRAPFSIKT
- the LOC116814681 gene encoding syntabulin isoform X2, which gives rise to MGPLREGSKVSRAGEAAPEPFGRRWRVPGDGPRVTGVQEQKLQQEKEISRSRIPRLLLRPYVSQQQQQKVSPASESPFSEEESREFNPCSSSGGSARTISSNSFCSDDTGCPSSQSVSPVKTPSDAGNSPISFCTGSDGDYTKKKCNAGTGGEGNPQSARYKKETKTNPVKPGSEADFSSSSSTGSISAPEVHMSAAGSKRASFSRNRGPHGRNNGSSSYKSGASPPTSREKDLLSVLCRNQLSPVNFNQNYGASSASSSNSGSYKGSDSSPVMRRSMRYNSCGENHGIKAPHPEQYLTPLQQKEVTMRHLKTKLKESESRLQERETEIEELKSQLARMREDWIEEECHRVEAQLALKEARKEIKQLKQVIETMKNSLAEKDKGIQKYFIDINIQNKKLESLLQSMEMAQSGSLRDEQCIEYTCESPGKSLGPSTIYSKMVGNLVMEDQALEDSRLLLSDDMANGTNFFEEIILASTPESGDPALFTSSAGPAALNQNALERVCAEKLTSSQAEEESDNSMRMEQAIQTDVVPYSPDVEQLIQNIFRSQHISPMSPFAALKGLDGFPAGCFSESALLLDLNPSDPNSAILLSPMESPGSKGDWSIRENHVMKELDFTASCDETFRNVITVSQAGITKRYWSSSFLVDLLAVAAPIVPTVMWAFSTQRGGTDPIYNIGALLRGCCLVALHSLRRAPFSIKT